In Fusarium verticillioides 7600 chromosome 4, whole genome shotgun sequence, the following proteins share a genomic window:
- a CDS encoding cofilin, with protein MSQSGATVSQDCITAFNDLKLNKKYKYIVYKLSDDYKEIVVEHASDNSDWEDFREKLVNATSKSRTGAVGKGPRYAVYDFEYSLASGDGIRNKITFIAWSPDDAGIQPKMIYASSKEALKRSLTGIATELQANDTDDIEYDSILKTVSKGLAG; from the exons ATG TCTCAATCTGG TGCCACCGTTTCGCAGGACTGCATAACTGCCTTTAACGACCTGAAGCTTAACAAGAAGTACAAATACATCGTCTACAAGCTTTCCGACGACTACAAGGAGATCGTTGTCGAGCACGCCTCCGACAACAGCGACTGGGAGGACTTCCGtgagaagctcgtcaacgcTACCTCCAAGAGCCGAACT GGCGCTGTTGGCAAGGGTCCCCGTTACGCCGTCTATGACTTCGAGTACAGCCTGGCCTCTGGCGATGGTATCCG AAACAAGATCACCTTTATCGCCTGGTCTCCCGATGATGCCGGTATCCAG CCCAAGATGATCTACGCTTCCTCCAAGGAGGCTCTTAAGCGATCGCTCACTGGCATTGCCACCGAGCTCCAGGCTAACGACACTGATGACATTGAATACGACTCCATCCTCAAGACCGTCAGCAAGGGTCTTGCTGGTTAA